The Astyanax mexicanus isolate ESR-SI-001 chromosome 7, AstMex3_surface, whole genome shotgun sequence genome has a window encoding:
- the LOC103028742 gene encoding sterile alpha motif domain-containing protein 3 yields the protein MATPQKIVLRVHIATDVAMKLTLNERPKSVEELKSIMKEKFKPKLNSDFDLQYEDPDFDGQLSVLVDMEELPEKGTLKVVRAECDESSTASSDTDILPHAPLTLRQKSWPDSFPVPTFSFEVEHVLEEGNRSGKPLILSRAQKHNILEKMAETMHSFKPYPNDKEVGKAAEALVTVHPCLRELGSDTGWYGWKVSLKFKMGNFRSKLARSGCAEVSVNVGKRSKNNPDSDHPHSSIKRARLSEVNFLPNFPKGENQDTLKDVRLQIVQELEKAERNQVLIAKLMQTSFALRRQDIVKEDLPVKDILTSWPALRMESQVFAEFHRITNVNLRNQFYSELDRCTPRLIALLRQKALHTGKMALALRKLLETYDRQEENDVNTRRTLFLRALPIYLREDASEFFKTYNHEEEPDIADTPVALFTTGENYFSSDSFFLVVEGEVVVRDLPRLPDAFIVSFGLIYAFNLQYPKKLIHMFTFVQKVLMLLDDGKPLKPCVLNLKNELLRN from the exons ATGGCTACTCCACAAAAAATTGTACTCCGTGTACATATTGCCACAGACGTTGCCATGAAGCTCACTCTAAATGAGCGTCCAAAGTCAGTTGAAGAACTGAAGAGCATAATGAAAGAGAAGTTCAAGCCAAAACTGAATAGTGACTTCGACCTTCAGTATGAGGATCCTGACTTTGATGGACAACTTAGTGTCCTTGTGGACATGGAAGAATTGCCAGAAAAGGGTACATTGAAAGTAGTGAGAGCGGAATGTGATGAAAGTTCAACTGCAAGTTCTGATACAGACATACTTCCACATGCACCTTTGACCCTGCGTCAGAAGAGCTGGCCTGATTCTTTTCCTGTGCCAACTTTTTCTTTTGAAGTTGAACACGTACTTGAAGAAGGAAACAGGTCTGGAAAGCCACTGATATTATCAAGAGCCCAAAAGCACAACATCCTGGAAAAAATGGCTGAAACGATGCACAGCTTCAAACCTTACCCAAATGACAAGGAAGTGGGGAAGGCAGCTGAAGCTCTAGTTACCGTACATCCGTGCCTCAGAGAGCTTGGAAGTGACACTGGTTGGTATGGATGGAAAGTTAGTTTGAAATTTAAGATGGGGAATTTTCGTTCAAAGCTGGCCAGGTCTGGATGTGCAGAAGTGTCTGTCAATGTGGGAAAGAGGAGCAAGAATAATCCTGACAGTGATCACCCCCATTCCAGTATTAAACGAGCCCGGCTTTCTGAGGTTAACTTTCTGCCCAACTTTCCCAAGGGAGAGAACCAAGATACTCTGAAAGACGTACGACTTCAAATCGTACAAGAACTTGAAAAGGCAGAGAGAAACCAGGTATTGATTGCAAAACTAATGCAGACGTCCTTTGCTCTTCGTCGGCAAGATATTGTGAAGGAAGATCTACCGGTGAAGGATATTTTGACGAGCTGGCCAGCCCTACGAATGGAGTCACAG GTGTTTGCGGAATTCCACCGCATAACCAACGTGAATTTGAGGAACCAGTTCTACTCGGAATTGGACCGTTGCACACCACGACTGATCGCCTTGTTGAGGCAGAAGGCACTACACACCGGCAAGATGGCATTGGCGCTACGCAAGCTACTTGAGACTTATGATCGCCAG GAGGAAAATGATGTCAACACAAGACGCACTTTGTTCCTTCGTGCACTTCCTATTTACCTGCGTGAGGATGCCTCAGAGTTCTTCAAGACTTACAAT CATGAAGAAGAGCCAGACATCGCCGACACTCCTGTCGCCCTTTTCACCACTGGTGAAAACTACTTCAGCTCTGACAGCTTCTTCCTTGTAGTTGAGGGAGAAGTTGTTGTGAGGGATCTTCCCAGGTTGCCTGATGCATTCATTGTGTCCTTTGGCTTGATCTATGCTTTTAATTTACAATACccaaagaaactcatccacaTGTTCACATTTGTCCAGAAAGTACTGATGTTGCTGGATGATGGAAAACCACTAAAGCCATGTGTGCTCAATCTGAAAAATGAGTTGTTGAGAAACTGA
- the LOC111189394 gene encoding S-methyl-5'-thioadenosine phosphorylase produces MATAGQVKIGIIGGSGLDDPDILENRTERFVETPFGKPSDALITGKIKNVECVLLARHGRQHTIMPSNVNYRANIWALKQEGCTHVVVTTACGSLRDDIQPGDIVLLDQFIDRTTKRDQTFCDGSSCSPPGVCHIPMADPFCSRTREVLLDVVKGLGIRYHPRGTMLTIEGPRFSSRAESLMFRQWGADVINMTTVPEVVLAKEAGLCYASIAMATDYDCWKEHEEAVCVDNVLKTMKENANKASSILLTAIPQIFQMDWEHTISMHRVMAQSSIMLPKH; encoded by the exons ATGGCAACAGCAGGACAAGTTAAG ATTGGAATCATTGGCGGTTCTGGGCTGGATGATCCGGATATTCTGGAGAACAGGACCGAGCGCTTCGTCGAAACGCCGTTCGGAAAA CCTTCAGACGCCCTTAtcacaggaaaaataaaaaacgttgAGTGTGTACTCCTGGCCAG gCATGGCAGGCAGCACACCATCATGCCGTCGAATGTGAACTACAGGGCGAATATCTGGGCGCTGAAGCAGGAGGGCTGCACTCATGTGGTGGTGACCACAGCCTGCGGGTCCCTGCGGGATGACATCCAGCCCGGGGACATCGTCCTGCTGGACCAGTTCATCGACAG gacCACTAAGAGAGATCAGACGTTTTGTGATGGATCCTCCTGCAGTCCGCCGGGGGTGTGTCATATTCCGATGGCCGACCCGTTCTGCTCCCGGACCAGAGAG gtgcTGCTGGATGTGGTGAAGGGTCTGGGGATCCGGTATCATCCTCGGGGGACGATGCTGACGATCGAGGGTCCGCGGTTCTCCTCTCGCGCTGAGAGTCTGATGTTCCGGCAGTGGGGGGCCGACGTCATCAACATGACCACCGTGCCTGAGGTCGTCCTCGCCAAGGAGGCGGGGCTCTGCTACGCCAGCATCGCCATGGCAACCGACTACGACTGCTGGAAAGAGCATGAGGAGGCG GTCTGCGTGGACAACGTCCTGAAGACCATGAAGGAGAACGCCAACAAGGCCAGCAGCATCCTGCTAACGGCCATCCCACAGATCTTCCAGATGGACTGGGAGCACACCATCTCCATGCACAGA gtCATGGCGCAGAGCTCTATTATGCTGCCCAAACACTGA